From a single Bos indicus isolate NIAB-ARS_2022 breed Sahiwal x Tharparkar chromosome 11, NIAB-ARS_B.indTharparkar_mat_pri_1.0, whole genome shotgun sequence genomic region:
- the LOC109565804 gene encoding small ribosomal subunit protein uS12-like, which translates to MGKCHGLCTARKLRSHQRDQKWHDKQYKKAHLGTALKANPFGGASHAKGIVLEKVGVEAKRPNSAIRKCVRVQRIKNGKKITAFVSNDGCLNFIEENDEVLVAGFGGKGHAVGDIPGVRFKVVKVANVSLLALYKGKKERPRSIILMMKAR; encoded by the coding sequence ATGGGCAAGTGTCACGGTCTTTGTACTGCCAGGAAGCTCCGTAGCCACCAACGAGACCAGAAGTGGCATGATAAGCAGTACAAGAAAGCCCATCTGGGCACAGCCCTGAAGGCCAACCCTTTCGGCGGTGCTTCTCACGCCAAGGGAATTGTGCTGGAAAAAGTAGGAGTTGAAGCCAAACGGCCAAATTCTGCCATCAGGAAGTGTGTCAGGGTTCAGCGAATCAAGAATGGcaaaaaaatcactgcttttGTATCCAATGATGGTTGCTTGAATTTTATTGAGGAAAATGATGAAGTTCTGGTTGCTGGATTTGGTGGCAAAGGTCATGCTGTTGGTGACATTCCTGGAGTCCGCTTTAAGGTTGTCAAAGTAGCCAATGTCTCTCTCTTGGCTTTATACAAAGGCAAGAAGGAAAGACCAAGATCAATAATTTTGATGATGAAAGCACGATAG